From Paenibacillus antri:
AGCTGTCCGTCATCGAGTCGCAGCCGCTCGACCGATACCCGCCGATCGATTGGAGTCCGCCTTTCTACTCGAACATGGGGAAGTTCGGGTTGTTCAGCACGGTGGCCATGGTCAGCAAGCGGGTGTACGACAGCGACATGAATCCGATCGGACGGCTATCCATGGCGGTCGATACGACGGGCTTCCTGAACAAGACGATCGCGTTCGTCGACAACTACGATGTGCAGGTGCTGCTGTACGACCAGAACGATAATCTGATCGATTCGTTCATGACGCTCGGGAGCAACCCGCTTCGCCCGATGCGGCAGTCGAACGAAGCGATCCGGAGCTTGCCCGGGGCGCAGCGCTATTTTCAAGAAAACGGATTTTATTACGCGTCCGCCGACATTCCGGCGCATCCGCGATGGAAGATCGTCGTCGTAAGCGATCTCGAGGCCGTGGAGCGGACGTTCCGCCCGGTGACGACGCTGAGCGTGGTCGTGCTCTCGGTCGGCATCGTCGGTTTTATGTGCATTTACGGAATCGTCTCCTGGTGGTTCACCCGTCCGATCCGGCAGCTGGCCGTCGGCATGCGCCGGATCGCCAAGGGCGACCTGCACTACCGGATGAAGCTGGAGCGGGCCGACGAGTTCGGAGAGCTCGCCGAGCAGTATAACGCGATGACGGCCACGATCCGGGAGCTGATCGCGAACCTGAAAGCGACGGAGGAGCGGAAGCGGCGTACGGAGATGCGAGCGCTGCTGTCGCAGATGAACCCGCATATGCTCTACAACACGATCAATTTGATCGACGACGTGATCGACCACGGGGGCAAGGAGGAGCTTCATCGTCTCCTCGAAGCGCTTGGCGAACTGCTGCGGTACGGCTTGGATCAGCGCCGCGGCAACGTCCGAACGCTCCGCGAGGAAATCGAAAACGTCGAGTTTTATTGGTTTATCGTCAATCAGCGGTACGGTCAGCGCTTCACGCTGACGGTCGACGACAGCGTCCGCCGGCACGCCCCCGCGTCGGCGCTGAAGCTGATGCTCCAGCCGTTGGTCGAGAACGCGCTGTTTCACGGCTTGCTGCCTTCGCCGAACGCGAACGGCGTCGTGACCGTCTCGGCCGAGCGGCAGGGCGACTCGCTTGTCATCGCTGTGCGCGACAACGGGGTCGGCATGACGCCGGAGGCGGCGGCGGCGCTGGAGGCGCGGAT
This genomic window contains:
- a CDS encoding sensor histidine kinase, with the protein product MEWTRLKSHWKLIVLLMIPSAAFALMLVQASKNQAIDYLEQSKRSAMREMAEQAALFVRDHMDRAADLMLDVEGTVLQDNTDKEGLPAYMETVAKVRADLIRGIVFIGDDGGMIGYPESYWPSFAAKELSVIESQPLDRYPPIDWSPPFYSNMGKFGLFSTVAMVSKRVYDSDMNPIGRLSMAVDTTGFLNKTIAFVDNYDVQVLLYDQNDNLIDSFMTLGSNPLRPMRQSNEAIRSLPGAQRYFQENGFYYASADIPAHPRWKIVVVSDLEAVERTFRPVTTLSVVVLSVGIVGFMCIYGIVSWWFTRPIRQLAVGMRRIAKGDLHYRMKLERADEFGELAEQYNAMTATIRELIANLKATEERKRRTEMRALLSQMNPHMLYNTINLIDDVIDHGGKEELHRLLEALGELLRYGLDQRRGNVRTLREEIENVEFYWFIVNQRYGQRFTLTVDDSVRRHAPASALKLMLQPLVENALFHGLLPSPNANGVVTVSAERQGDSLVIAVRDNGVGMTPEAAAALEARIAAPEEGEADGIGVRNVHQRLAHTFGAAYGLRIDSGGPGEGTTVRIHIPYRAIEEERR